The Papaver somniferum cultivar HN1 chromosome 6, ASM357369v1, whole genome shotgun sequence genome segment CTCCTGCTAATCACTCAACTCAACCATGACttgtcctcctcctcctccaactaatcaatcagaATCTCGACTAAAAACCAAATCATCTTCTCGTATATCTCGGATCATCCATGGAGAGCAGGGTTCAACTTCACTTAACCTTCCTCATGATAAAAATCTTTCTTCACCAAGAAAAACCCCACCTCCACCGTATCTGGCTTTACGAACTAAGAATCTATCCTCACCTCAAGAACTTTTTCTCTCCCCTTCTCCTGTTCGAAAATTCTCAAGAAGTCGTTTCTCTGAAAGAACTGAAATAATGGTTGACGAACAACCTCCGGCTGAGTTATTGGTGTATCGCAGAAGGTGCAAGAATAAAACTTCTCCTATGAGTTTATCGAGCTGTGCATCGCCAAGAAATAGTCGAAGGCCAAGAAGAAGAGTAGACCAAGAAATTCCAGAGGATAGAGAATTGGGGTTAGGAAATGAAAATGGTAAACATGGGAAAAGTAAACAGAGTATCCGGTCTCGTAAGGAAAATATGAGTTTAGTTCCTTCTTCGGGATTACCATCTCCTGCTACGGGCATACCAATCGAAAACGATGATCGGAATCGAATAAATTACACCGGGAAAATCATTTATGATTTGATAATGTGGAAAGACGTGTCTAAATCAACACTCTGGTTCGGGTTTGGGGTTTTATGTTTCTTATCTTCTTGCTTTTCGGGAGGTTTAAGATTTAGGtactaaatctttttttttttgtttttttttattcgtCTTAGTTTTTAATCAACCCCATTCATTTATATCCCTGTTTATAATTCAACTCGATCGTTGC includes the following:
- the LOC113287554 gene encoding reticulon-like protein B17, producing the protein MTCPPPPPTNQSESRLKTKSSSRISRIIHGEQGSTSLNLPHDKNLSSPRKTPPPPYLALRTKNLSSPQELFLSPSPVRKFSRSRFSERTEIMVDEQPPAELLVYRRRCKNKTSPMSLSSCASPRNSRRPRRRVDQEIPEDRELGLGNENGKHGKSKQSIRSRKENMSLVPSSGLPSPATGIPIENDDRNRINYTGKIIYDLIMWKDVSKSTLWFGFGVLCFLSSCFSGGLRFSVFSAISKLGLMFLILSFFHNSFSRRRINNGDQININLKEEDIVRLARVVLPVANLIIANVRKIFSGEPSMTLKVAPILLLGSEYGHSISLWRLCVSGFFISFTIPKLYSIYSLQMKRQAEYFRGRVLEAWAACSHKKIVAASLVTVFWNLTSVKTRIFTAFICIAILRYCRQLALAAVEEDKAETEEKQDEQQQALVLVDEGSQKK